In a genomic window of Nostoc sp. UHCC 0870:
- a CDS encoding phytoene desaturase family protein, producing the protein MEIFDYVILGAGLGGLATAACLTRQGYNVAVLEKHYLPGGCCHTFDYGEYSFCADVHYISQCGHGQAIAQFLNYINRDVPFNSLNPDCIDRVITPEADFRIPLGWESLRYRLLSTFPEEANAINRYCDEIQQLHQEIRSLGQEVHWYDQKWSDWLKLPKYFNLFRKRSWTLQDLYNHVGLSPKLQAILAGQSGDYALPPQEIALLTHTSLVWDYSQGAYYPKHHFKHFVDTIVDTITAGGGVIAYATTVNHIQVSNGSVHSILADGKIYSATKAYISDLDPKLTVELMHDNEAISHKERRRLTDYEYSASAFNIYLGLDSRFEPERYGIGNWNTWYYPTGNLNREYQQQLQGDFSQPWIFLSCPTIKSNEPGIAPEGHHILEIATVCPYAPFEHLHKTDSQAYKAKKREIYQQIMHSVRDLIPDIDNYTRMKVYGTPTTSEYYLGQPEGNIYGAKLVPKQVGLNRIGYTTELPNLFLVGASAGYPSVAGVIGNGMDVVELLTGESVRRKVTTRQPLVAAG; encoded by the coding sequence ATGGAAATCTTTGATTATGTAATTTTAGGTGCTGGATTAGGTGGATTAGCAACAGCCGCTTGCTTAACACGTCAAGGATATAACGTAGCCGTTTTAGAAAAACACTATTTACCTGGGGGTTGCTGCCACACTTTTGATTATGGCGAATATAGTTTTTGTGCTGATGTCCATTATATTTCTCAATGTGGTCATGGTCAGGCGATCGCACAATTTCTCAACTACATTAATCGAGATGTACCCTTTAACAGTCTAAATCCAGACTGCATAGATCGCGTCATCACACCAGAGGCAGATTTTAGAATTCCCCTAGGGTGGGAAAGTCTGCGTTACCGATTGCTTTCTACCTTCCCGGAAGAAGCTAATGCTATCAACCGCTACTGTGATGAAATTCAGCAACTCCACCAAGAAATTCGCAGCTTAGGGCAAGAAGTGCATTGGTATGATCAAAAATGGTCTGACTGGTTAAAGTTGCCTAAATATTTTAATCTCTTTCGCAAGCGCAGTTGGACTCTACAAGATTTATATAACCATGTCGGCTTATCACCTAAATTACAAGCAATCCTAGCGGGACAAAGTGGAGACTACGCACTACCACCCCAAGAAATTGCCCTTCTTACCCATACTTCCCTAGTTTGGGACTATTCCCAAGGTGCTTATTATCCCAAACATCACTTTAAGCACTTTGTAGACACCATTGTTGATACCATTACCGCAGGTGGTGGTGTAATTGCCTATGCTACCACCGTTAACCATATCCAAGTTAGTAACGGTAGTGTCCATAGTATATTGGCTGATGGCAAAATCTATAGTGCTACCAAGGCTTATATTAGCGACCTTGACCCTAAATTAACAGTAGAGTTGATGCACGACAATGAAGCCATCAGCCATAAAGAACGTCGGCGGTTGACTGACTATGAATATTCAGCTAGTGCTTTTAATATCTACCTGGGTTTAGATAGCCGCTTTGAACCAGAACGTTATGGCATTGGTAATTGGAATACTTGGTACTATCCTACAGGCAACTTAAATAGAGAATATCAGCAACAATTACAAGGTGACTTTAGCCAACCGTGGATTTTCCTTTCTTGTCCCACCATAAAATCTAATGAACCGGGAATTGCTCCAGAAGGACATCATATTCTAGAAATTGCCACGGTTTGCCCTTATGCACCTTTTGAACATCTGCACAAAACCGACTCACAAGCTTACAAAGCCAAAAAGCGAGAAATTTACCAACAAATTATGCACAGTGTCAGGGATTTAATTCCTGATATAGACAATTACACGCGCATGAAGGTTTACGGTACACCTACCACCAGCGAATATTATCTAGGACAACCCGAAGGTAATATTTACGGTGCGAAATTAGTACCCAAACAAGTAGGATTAAATCGCATCGGATACACAACAGAATTACCTAACCTGTTTTTAGTGGGTGCAAGTGCTGGTTATCCCAGTGTAGCGGGTGTGATTGGCAATGGGA